A section of the Eublepharis macularius isolate TG4126 chromosome 1, MPM_Emac_v1.0, whole genome shotgun sequence genome encodes:
- the TDRD6 gene encoding tudor domain-containing protein 6 yields the protein MCSVLPTPGTSITLRVSFVEVHPESPLARLWGLSGEWREVYARLSEEIQAAPGPRLAGAPGEAGGAGLSVGELCLVELGGRWLRCRVVGRPGRDYRVFLLDEGRTVGASAYYLARGREDFFHLPSEVLGCILADLVPPGNFGPEAAGEGAASGPLTFGWTAGAVEFLGYLHCKEVTGLVREVLIPQRLVVLELPWLLAQMYHLGLASQISPAAFRALLNTSLKGSCAPSEQPPPTTQVRVPATPAHAQPSPGSPDYFYPMLELNMKELVRVTQVIDPHRIYLQLRSLSKEICRLSDAMHQAFEGGRGEDLEEALLLPGSPCAAQDVDGRWYRALLLEVYPGDGQEEQLEAVAQVICVDYGRKTFVRKRNLRGLPAECFRMPVVTYRCSLQGITDGGCGWTRSQICKLKNLLLGKAVQAHIEAYCPFERVYYVTLFGEEGFNLNCLFGVQAHCLAQRLVHGPQGYASDLMAEQESVDAPAKKDSGAALESLSTVIAASLPRVLLKAGECHKAQVSFLRDPTHFCMYLQEYQQPLSHLKQNLQDFYSQSKKLEGILREPQPGSLCCVMLKENSYHRAIVTSIQGEGIEVYLVDRGDTEIVDLYKVKELLPLFRELPAVALRCSLANPSPSKQWSPGSIDYFRKAVLNKELVMQVLGLEMDMYLVELFDHSLVGEKNLARIMSQGKYAEHHEAAVSETTQKLKDKPLRRSSKDQTVNQNSLRVTAIKDEAELPPKPDHLAPSSTSALTAKPWAAGGIPSFPNEAVAKEASRSVPNTLPHLAQNYSEIHPGVFCEGKLEVGSTVDVIVSYVESPSLFWCQLAKTSNDLKELMADIQHHCAYAAQPHDWPNPVCLAKYSEDEKWYRALIVHADGPAEEVEVAYVDYGNKELVSPKNLRSTRAEFLQLKAQAFRCSLYNLIEPNNKDPFVWDEKATDAFQEFIDSASKIELKCTIFALAVLKTTYLLNVVDLITPFESACHYLTRKGFARPIEPQKPLTPSVYLFSYYYSTHDIKIGSEELVYVTHIKNLQLFYCQLARSASALEHLTDSIGKLSKTWHSLKSSPVPGNLYLAKYTDGYWYRAILAKARPTKEVFFVDFGNTEVMKDEDLILVPRDAYEILCLPMQAIKCSLSDIADAPKQAISWFENAVLDKPLKALIVAKDSDGKLIVELYGDKMQINAKLKERFNLKRRKDSVISAENQESSSEARRPLFRGFDRSAPESKTFASKNLEPLDSIKSSEMCGEAKSLQQKPTRSSLPVERQNQSDSVAGKSKPWVPLQKREQKPDSLTSRNPKETCINLSLKKMCDLPLKNVSPGSKALVYVSHVNNPSDFYVQLVEDELLLDGISEKLNQSETVENLHRQQLHVGDLMCAVFSEDGFWYRAVVQKEPSADLVSVQYIDYGNTAEVNICKTRRLPEDLLLFPAMTIHCSSGGGKTTELPEWTEEAVLSFSQSTKEIQMNCEFVEQVEGKWEVALGDREDNEAADLVNSQLTCQNSLLMEASDKNETEVDLINLEDILPGKPSKPSSIQDAKSFFWKIPVVGQTVKTFARDTNTPGYFWCQFADLDDCSSIEKKVQDACKLAGCHVADIKIGCCCLAKGGKDESFYRAVVTSVQENTLRVAHIDYGTEELVTGAVLRQISDELLTLPPQAFPCCLFGFNSSEGSWVEGINDIFYKKIVDSLLDVTIMEILCNGPFEIPLFVVNVECQGRSINEQMKAFWKPSTEGSGLTVSNILSLKGQNKDAEAEDSAVVLCAGGMSPRASMASDDTWTSADLCTSEPFQPIEKCSASAGNMGLSETEGNECPSRHHQATFEVFDVEEQQTVSETPNNELDSSVPEMESDSKTCVLQCTDVPEMQLPAIIETEILGQNPFIAPEEVRGPQATLTQDPFEAELPSSGEEDSSDLVPLEVPLPFDNKQLLTELEALGMHTSESLLELESVDVNGLSCDEMRGASKLGSDAVNWVESEWEQSPLVMDEVGRLLSCGPERLTPATPLWQGAERKEPPALPAAPPPAVPESLASLLENELKPRTTFHMGEAAGLREIGLVAPNQDDLNQRDVLEKSFEQAETRPVVCRGFEGAAGDSASRLRAGEQAGASCQRAEKNKTTCELKGFDVGPKCMVRTETRWYEAQTLGVSAEGTKEAFIGDLSISTELFSVPKSKRGSSKE from the coding sequence ATGTGCTCGGTGCTGCCCACGCCGGGCACCTCCATCACGCTGCGCGTCTCCTTCGTGGAGGTGCACCCGGAGTCGCCCCTGGCGCGCCTGTGGGGCCTGTCGGGCGAGTGGCGGGAGGTCTACGCGCGCCTCAGCGAGGAGATCCAGGCCGCGCCCGGGCCGCGCTTGGCCGGCGCCCCGGGCGAGGCGGGCGGCGCCGGCCTGTCGGTGGGCGAGCTGTGCCTGGTGGAGCTGGGCGGGCGGTGGCTGCGGTGCCGCGTGGTGGGCCGCCCCGGCCGGGACTACCGCGTCTTCCTGCTGGACGAGGGCCGCACCGTCGGCGCCAGCGCCTACTACCTGGCCCGCGGCCGCGAGGACTTCTTCCACCTGCCCTCCGAGGTGCTGGGCTGCATCCTGGCCGACCTGGTGCCGCCGGGCAACTTCGGCCCGGAGGCGGCCGGGGAGGGAGCCGCGAGCGGGCCGCTCACCTTCGGGTGGACGGCGGGCGCCGTCGAGTTCCTGGGCTACCTGCACTGCAAAGAAGTGACCGGCCTGGTGCGGGAGGTGCTGATCCCGCAGCGCCTGGTGGTCCTGGAGCTGCCCTGGCTGCTGGCCCAGATGTACCACCTGGGGCTGGCCAGCCAGATCTCGCCAGCCGCCTTCCGGGCCCTGCTCAACACCTCCCTCAAGGGCAGCTGTGCCCCCTCGGAGCAGCCTCCTCCAACGACCCAGGTGCGGGTTCCTGCCACTCCTGCCCACGCCCAGCCAAGCCCAGGATCCCCCGATTACTTCTACCCCATGCTGGAGCTCAACATGAAGGAGTTGGTGCGGGTGACCCAGGTCATCGATCCTCACCGAATCTACTTGCAGCTGCGCAGCCTCTCCAAAGAGATCTGCCGCCTCTCCGATGCCATGCACCAAGCCTTCGAGGGGGGCAGAGGAGAAGACCTGGAAGAGGCCTTACTCCTGCCAGGATCCCCCTGTGCCGCCCAGGACGTAGATGGACGATGGTACCGAGCTCTGCTGCTAGAAGTGTATCCCGGGGATGGTCAGGAAGAGCAGCTTGAGGCAGTGGCCCAGGTGATCTGTGTGGACTACGGCAGAAAGAcgtttgtgagaaagagaaacctgcGTGGCTTGCCAGCGGAGTGTTTCCGTATGCCGGTGGTCACCTACCGTTGCTCGTTACAGGGGATTACGGATGGAGGCTGCGGCTGGACCCGTTCACAGATCTGCAAGCTCAAAAACTTGCTGCTGGGCAAAGCCGTGCAAGCCCACATTGAAGCTTATTGCCCCTTTGAGCGTGTGTATTACGTGACCCTTTTTGGAGAAGAAGGCTTCAACCTTAACTGTCTTTTTGGGGTGCAGGCACACTGCTTGGCCCAGAGACTTGTGCATGGCCCTCAAGGGTACGCATCTGACTTAATGGCTGAACAGGAAAGTGTGGATGCCCCTGCCAAAAAAGATTCCGGTGCTGCATTGGAATCACTGTCTACGgttattgctgcctccctgcctAGAGTGCTTCTGAAGGCAGGTGAGTGCCACAAAGCTCAAGTATCCTTCCTCCGAGACCCCACACACTTTTGTATGTACCTCCAGGAGTACCAGCAGCCTCTCAGTCACTTGAAACAAAACTTACAGGACTTCTATTCTCAAAGCAAAAAACTAGAGGGCATTCTCCGTGAGCCCCAGCCAGGTTCCTTGTGCTGTGTGATGTTGAAGGAGAACTCTTATCACCGTGCCATTGTCACCAGCATTCAGGGGGAAGGTATTGAAGTATATCTGGTTGACAGGGGAGACACTGAAATAGTTGACCTGTATAAGGTGAAGGAATTGCTTCCTCTGTTCAGAGAGCTTCCTGCTGTGGCACTCAGGTGTTCCTTGGCTAATCCTTCCCCAAGTAAGCAGTGGAGTCCAGGCTCTATAGACTATTTCAGGAAAGCTGTGCTGAACAAAGAACTGGTGATGCAAGTCCTGGGCCTGGAAATGGACATGTACCTAGTTGAACTTTTTGACCATTCTCTCGTAGGAGAAAAAAACTTAGCCAGAATCATGTCCCAAGGGAAGTATGCTGAGCATCATGAGGCTGCAGTATCAGAGACCACCCAGAAACTTAAAGATAAGCCTCTGAGAAGAAGCTCTAAAGACCAGACTGTGAATCAAAACTCTCTGAGAGTAACAGCCATAAAAGATGAAGCAGAACTCCCTCCCAAACCTGACCATCTAGCTCCCAGCTCCACTTCAGCTTTGACAGCCAAACCCTGGGCAGCTGGAGGCATTCCCTCTTTCCCAAATGAAGCAGTTGCCAAAGAGGCCTCGAGGAGTGTCCCAAACACTTTGCCCCATCTTGCACAAAACTACTCTGAAATACATCCAGGAGTATTTTGTGAAGGGAAGTTAGAAGTGGGAAGTACGGTAGATGTGATTGTATCCTATGTAGAAAGTCCTAGTCTCTTTTGGTGCCAGTTGGCTAAAACGTCCAATGATTTGAAGGAACTCATGGCTGACATTCAGCATCACTGTGCGTATGCTGCACAGCCCCATGATTGGCCTAAccctgtgtgtttggctaagtATTCAGAAGATGAGAAGTGGTACAGAGCTCTGATTGTCCATGCTGACGGTCCTGCAGAAGAGGTAGAAGTTGCATATGTTGACTATGGGAATAAAGAGCTCGTTTCCCCTAAGAACCTTCGCTCAACTAGGGCTGAGTTTCTTCAGCTGAAAGCTCAGGCTTTCCGATGTAGCCTTTACAATCTGATTGAGCCCAATAATAAAGATCCTTTCGTTTGGGATGAAAAGGCCACTGATGCTTTTCAGGAATTCATTGATTCTGCAAGTAAAATAGAACTGAAATGTACTATATTTGCTTTAGCAGTTTTAAAGACTACCTACCTCCTTAATGTGGTGGACCTAATTACACCTTTTGAGAGTGCGTGCCATTATTTAACAAGGAAAGGTTTCGCCAGACCTATAGAGCCGCAGAAACCCTTGACACCATCCGTTTATCTTTTTTCCTACTATTATTCAACGCATGACATCAAAATAGGAAGTGAAGAGTTGGTCTATGTCACACACATTAAAAATCTACAACTCTTTTACTGCCAACTTGCCAGAAGTGCAAGTGCTCTTGAACACTTAACAGATAGCATTGGTAAACTCAGCAAAACTTGGCATAGTCTGAAATCTTCACCCGTTCCTGGAAACTTGTATCTGGCAAAGTATACTGATGGCTACTGGTATAGGGCAATATTAGCTAAAGCAAGGCCTACCAAAGAAGTcttctttgtggattttgggAATACTGAGGTAATGAAGGACGAAGATCTGATTTTAGTACCCAGAGATGCATATGAGATACTGTGCTTGCCCATGCAAGCTATAAAATGTTCATTATCTGATATTGCTGACGCACCAAAACAAGCCATTTCATGGTTTGAAAATGCAGTACTAGATAAGCCCTTAAAGGCTTTAATTGTAGCAAAAGACTCTGATGGAAAACTGATTGTTGAGTTATATGGTGACAAAATGCAGATCAATGCCAAACTGAAAGAAAGGTTCAATTTGAAGCGCCGCAAAGACTCTGTCATATCTGCAGAAAACCAAGAATCAAGCAGTGAAGCAAGAAGGCCGCTTTTCAGAGGTTTTGACCGTTCTGCTCCAGAGAGTAAGACATTTGCGTCTAAAAATCTAGAACCCCTGGATAGTATTAAATCCAGCGAGATGTGCGGAGAAGCAAAATCTTTGCAGCAGAAACCAACGAGGTCTTCTCTGCCAGTAGAAAGACAAAACCAAAGTGATTCTGTGGCAGGTAAGAGCAAACCCTGGGTGCCTCTTCAAAAGAGAGAACAGAAACCTGATAGCttgacaagcagaaatccaaaggAAACTTGCATAAACCTTTCACTTAAGAAAATGTGTGATTTACCTTTGAAAAACGTAAGCCCCGGTTCTAAAGCCTTAGTGTATGTTTCTCATGTAAATAATCCTTCTGACTTTTATGTTCAGTTGGTAGAAGATGAACTCCTACTAGACGGTATTTCTGAGAAACTAAACCAGTCCGAAACAGTTGAGAACTTACATAGACAGCAGCTCCATGTAGGAGACTTAATGTGTGCAGTTTTTTCAGAAGATGGCTTCTGGTATCGAGCTGTAGTCCAAAAAGAGCCCTCAGCTGACTTGGTCAGTGTCCAGTATATTGATTATGGTAATACTGCAGAAGTTAACATTTGCAAAACACGTAGACTCCCAGAAGACTTACTACTGTTTCCCGCGATGACCATCCATTGCTCATCGGGTGGAGGGAAGACCACAGAGCTCCCGGAGTGGACAGAGGAAGCAGTTCTGTCCTTCTCCCAGAGCACAAAGGAAATTCAGATGAACTGTGAATTTGTGGAACAAGTTGAGGGCAAATGGGAAGTTGCTTTGGGGGACAGAGAAGATAATGAAGCAGCAGATTTGGTTAATAGTCAACTCACATGCCAAAATTCTCTTTTAATGGAGGCATCTGACAAAAATGAAACTGAGGTTGACTTAATAAATTTGGAGGACATTCTTCCTGGTAAGCCGAGCAAACCTTCAAGTATACAGGATGCCAAATCATTTTTCTGGAAGATACCTGTAGTTGGTCAAACTGTAAAAACCTTTGCAAGAGACACAAACACCCCAGGATATTTCTGGTGTCAGTTTGCTGACCTTGATGACTGCAGTTCCATTGAAAAGAAGGTCCAGGATGCATGCAAGCTGGCGGGTTGCCATGTGGCCGATATTAAAATTGGTTGCTGTTGTCTAGCAAAAGGTGGTAAGGATGAAAGTTTTTACCGAGCAGTAGTTACCAGTGTACAGGAGAATACCTTGAGAGTTGCTCATATTGATTATGGAACTGAAGAACTTGTCACCGGAGCAGTGCTGAGGCAGATTTCTGATGAGCTGTTAACATTGCCACCGCAAGCATTTCCATGCTGCCTGTTTGGATTTAATTCGTCTGAGGGATCATGGGTAGAAGGAATAAATGATATCTTCTACAAGAAAATAGTGGATTCTTTACTAGATGTTACCATTATGGAAATACTGTGCAATGGTCCTTTTGAGATTCCCTTATTTGTTGTTAATGTGGAGTGTCAAGGAAGAAGCATCAATGAGCAAATGAAAGCTTTTTGGAAGCCTAGCACTGAAGGCAGTGGCCTGACTGTGTCAAACATTCTCAGTCTCAAAGGACAGAACAAAGATGCCGAGGCAGAAGATTCGGCGGTTGTGCTCTGTGCTGGGGGAATGTCTCCTCGTGCGTCTATGGCTTCAGACGATACCTGGACCTCAGCGGATTTATGTACTTCAGAGCCATTTCAACCAATAGAAAAGTGTTCAGCTTCTGCAGGAAATATGGGGCTTAGTGAAACGGAAGGAAATGAATGTCCAAGCAGGCACCACCAAGCCACCTTTGAAGTATTTGACGTAGAGGAACAACAAACTGTTTCTGAAACTCCTAATAATGAACTGGACTCTTCTGTCCCAGAGATGGAAAGCGATAGCAAGACGTGTGTTCTGCAATGTACAGATGTTCCTGAAATGCAACTTCCAGCTATTATTGAAACAGAGATCTTGGGACAGAATCCCTTCATAGCTCCGGAGGAGGTCAGAGGCCCACAGGCAACCTTAACACAGGATCCATTTGAAGCAGAGCTGCCCTCGAGTGGTGAAGAAGACTCTTCAGACTTGGTGCCCTTAGAAGTGCCTCTTCCCTTTGATAACAAGCAGCTGCTAACGGAACTGGAAGCCCTGGGAATGCACACCTCTGAAAGCTTACTGGAGCTGGAGTCTGTTGACGTGAATGGTCTCTCGTGTGATGAAATGCGGGGGGCCTCCAAACTGGGCTCGGATGCAGTAAACTGGGTGGAAAGTGAGTGGGAGCAGAGCCCGTTGGTCATGGATGAAGTGGGCAGGTTGCTCAGCTGTGGGCCGGAGAGGCTGACTCCTGCAACACCACTTTGGCAAGGGGCTGAAAGAAAGGAGCCGCCCGCACTGCCTGCAGCACCCCCTCCTGCCGTCCCTGAGAGCCTGGCATCACTTTTAGAAAACGAACTAAAACCACGAACCACGTTTCACATGGGAGAGGCTGCCGGTCTGCGTGAAATTGGACTAGTTGCCCCAAACCAGGACGACCTCAACCAGCGAGATGTGCTAGAGAAGAGTTTTGAGCAAGCAGAGACGAGGCCTGTCGTGTGCAGAGGCTTTGA